The Triticum aestivum cultivar Chinese Spring chromosome 4B, IWGSC CS RefSeq v2.1, whole genome shotgun sequence sequence CGATATGCACCGAACATGTGATCAGTGGAGATGAGTTTACTCGTGCCGTCCCTGACAAAGCAGCACTCGTAATGAAGCTCAAGGAGATAGTACGAATGGACAAGGGTGCCACAAGTGACGGCTGGAGAATTCAGAAGTTTGTCTGTCAGCTGGTTATAGCAATGGTTCAGCTCAAGCCAAGCTGCATCAGAGAGTTCAACGAACGTAACTTCAAGGAGACACTATCCAAGGCTCTCGAGACCATGTCGGATGTCGACAACTGCATGATGTTTGCTGGCGATGATCGCGAGGTGCTTTTCAGGTCTCTCGCTTCTCTGGTGAAAGAGGCGCATAAGCTCTTGGCACAAGAGCTGGGTGGCATCCCTGTCTGATCAAGGGAGAACACCAGTAGGGTATAATATTTTATCTCTGTTTGTTGCAGAAAGTGTGATTGCGAAGCTTGTCTCGAACAAGTTCTATGAAACATTCTTATTGAGCATTGTTGCTGATGGTACAATCTTGCTCCAACTGAATTCTTCATCAATATCAAAACTTCATTGAGGACCTTTAATTTGTCGTCTTTTGTTTGTTCGAAGTTCAAAAACCATGTTTGTCAGTTTAGAGTACATTTTACATGTACTATTTCCTAGCAACTAAGAtgattgcaaataaaatatagcATTTTCTATTTGCGATTACAAAGGGATGCACAAAATCTACCTGAACCCGCGTTGGTAAAAAAATATTCAGGGAGAAAGGAAGCTGGGAAAAAAGAAACAATAATTGAAATAAGCTCCAAAAGGTTCAGTTTTCCCAATATCAATAATACTTGTACTTCTATCACTAGCTTGAACTTGCTACGATGAGAATTGAAATGTTATATTTAACTTGAATTGATGTGCCACACACTCAATGCGAAAAGAAAATTGTAATCACAAAAAAGAAAAATTAAACATAGAAGGAAAGTGTGACTTCCGCTCAAGAAAATCTCATCCAATTCTGTACACCATGAGTTAGTGAGCCTAGTTCTAACTTTTTATCTCTTTCGGCATCAACTTCAAGACTTCTTACGCAGATCACCAAATTGGCTCTACAATAGGCGAAGGCCTCATATATAGATTGAAGGAAAATGCCCTTTACAGGGGGAAAAAAGGCAAAGAACTCACAAAAACACAGCATATTTCAGTTTTTAGCACACCACAAGCAGCACTCTGCATAAGAAGAAACAAGGTTTATTGCATCCATGTGACATCAATAGTCATGTAGTATAAAGTATAAACTCTCCAACACATTTTTGCCGCGGTAAGCAACCATTGATTCGCTTGCAGACAGTAGATGCTGAAGAAATACACCACCACAAAGTATCACATCACACCTCCACTCTCGCAGATCTGCAAACTTGAGCCTGATGCTCTGCAGAGAGGATACTAGACACAAATCACCAATGAATTGCCTTCCCTTCACGCCGAAAGGACAGGCCAATCGAGAGCTATCCGACGAGTTAAAAAGATTAGCAGCCGCACCAGTCACCTATCACAACTGCTTCAGCAGGAATTTCTAGAGCACACACGTAGGCCTTCACCACCGCTTGTCGCCGAGCATCGAGATGAAAGAACCTGCAGCAGTGGAAGAGGCAGGCCTCCTTTTCTTGCACGATTTGCTTGGCTGAGCAGCGGAATGAACCTCGTCTTCAGGAAAGTTCTGACCGCAGACTTCTGCTGGAGAGAAGAAACGAGATGCTTGTCAGATTAACAGCGAACAACGAATAACAGTTTCTGAACATGTACCAAACATTTAAAGAGCTACTCTAAACAATTACGCAGCAAACATGGAAGTCCACAAGATAGTCAATTCAGTTACAGCCGTTTGATATGACAAACAATTCCATATAATCATTTACTGTTTCCACACATCTCAACAGTCTGGCATGCAAAATTACCTCATTCCTTCGCTCGCAATATTATTATTTATCGACTTACAAGTCTTACGACATGATAATTATTTATCCTTTTTCTTGATCAACACTTCTCGATTCATATCAGACTAAGAGCCAGCACCGCATAACAGTTCTGAACTTCTGCCAAAACTGAACACAGCATGTACCAAGGAAAATCAACACTTCTGAACTCGTATATCAGACTAACAGCCAACATTGCATAACAGTTCTGAACTTCTGCCAGAACCGAACACAGCATGTACCAAGGAAAATCAACGCTTCTGAATTCATATCAGACTAACAGCCAGCCAACACCGCATAACAATGCTAAACTTCTGTCAAACTGAACCTAACATACACTGAAGGAAACAATCAGCAAACAAGATGAAAAGTGTAACAACCTGAGGTTTTGTCAGCAAGATTTCCTCCGACGCAACAGCCcactcctcttccatgcttgggaGCCATCCCTTGAACCGTATCGGTGCCCGATTCACCATCGGAAGCACCAACCCCATCGCCACGACGATTCATAGCGGAATCGCGTGGCTTGAAACGCCTCGCCCACGGATCCTCGGGCAGGCCTCTTGCGCCCACATCACGCGGGCGAGAGACGTTCCTCTCGGCCCTGGCGTTATCGGAAGCTCCCTCTTGGTGGGACTTGAGCCCATGGCCAAGAAGACCCACATGGGCGATGTTCCTGTCGGGAGCGGcgtggtggtgctgctgctgctggccacgGAGCTGCTGCATGAAGGACGCCTCCATGGAGCTGATGTACATGTTGTGGGTGTCGTTCGTCCATCCGGCCGACACCAGCTCCCCAGCCTGATCAccctgctgaagaagaagaaggtagAGTTAGTTTCCGTTTCAGATTTTACAGGTGCAAAATCAACACATCGGACAGCTGTCCTGTCCCACAGTAATACTGGACAGACATCCACATGTCCAGGATGATTATTGTACTACATGACGTGCGTGCTCTGCTTTGCACTACTTTTCTGAGTCGAATTAACTTCTATCTACGGCGATTTGCAAAAGAAGAATACCGCAGAAGACCATGCTGATCAACAATTTCATTCATTTATCAGAGACTAGGAGCTGAACATCTTCAGGCGGATCAAAATAACAGTCGGTCGTGGATGGATGGATTGACTGGAACAGATGGTTACCTTAGCGGCAGTGCCGGACGGGCGTTGAATCGTGGACACGTCCCCCATGGATCCGGGCGGCTGGGCCCTCCTCCGCCCAAGAAGTCTCGCCGGACGGCGCCGGAGGTCAAATCAGAGAGAAAGCGAGGATATTTTCCGTGGATTTTGTCAGCGAAAATCGCCGGTCgatggagaagagggggaaagatcCGCGGGATTTGGTAGTCCGTCGTCCTCCTCGTGGAGATGGAGGGATAGGGATGAGGAGGAGGCCCAGATGTATACTCTCATCGGAAGGGAAGAAAAATATCTCCCTGCGACAAGCCAGCGGAGAGAGGGGAGAAGGCGAAGGAAAAGCGCAGGCGGTGTGTGTGCAGGTGGAGAGAGAGGCGTACTTTAACTTTCGCTTTGGGGAGAGAGGAGGCGTACTTTTGGGTCGACGTGGCCGCGCGGGGGGAGCGCAAAAATATCGGGCGCAGATATTTTTCCGCTCCGcgcgatagatttttctttttttttcctcgaGGGATTTCCACGCGATGGATTTGCCGACTGGAGGCCTGCCTGACGGGTGGGGCCCCGGGCCGGTTTTGAGGACTGGCTGGGAAAAAGATCTCCGGCTCGGTGACGACGACGCCCGTGATGATGGGTTGGGTGGCACCGTCCAACCTCTTTGTGATGCGCTTTGTGCCTACTCGTGAGGAAGAATAACAGAGAATTGAATTTGATCATACGTAAAGCACGGTTTGCTAGGTGTTCATGTACGCTCATCACTACCAAGCCGTATATAGTTGACGGGAAAGTCTTCTCGCACTGAACGAACCTCTGTACGTGATCACTGGTGCCTACTGACGTTTAGTTGGGACTCATGCTCTGTAACAACCCTCTGTAAAGGTAGGGTGGTGTGCATGAACGTGTTCATTGATATTAGCGTATATGCATATGTATGAGCGTCTGCATCTATATTACGCTAAAAACAAAATATCACTCCCTTCTTTCACAAACATAAGATATTTTAATATGGAGTACGCTACGGAATGAAATGAGTCCACACACAAgtaaaatgcgtctatatacatccgattaaGAAAAGAATTAACACATCTTGTAATATATGGTTAACAACGTGAGTGGTCTACATATAAAACAGTAGAAGGTGCCTTAGTTTTATCATTCTCACCTTGGTTTTGTCCATCAATACCATTCATGGAGCGACACGTAGAGCCAGGTGGGGCTCATGGCCGATCTTTTGGCCTTTTGTGGGATAGACTTGTATGAGATTTCACATTAGGTAAGATCATGAGATCAACGCTATAAATTCATATTTAGACATTTTGAACAAAAAATATCTGAATTATTTGACAACATCCACGTCAGGTATGTCTACAACTCCAAGAAAACCAGCTCAAAAATCAATGTAAATATCTGAATTATTTGACAATATCCACGTCAAGTATGTCGACAACTCCAAGAATCTAGCACAAAAATCGATGTATATTTGAAGATTCGAAACAGACAAATTTGAATGCGAATAGTGGCAGTTTTGGGTGAATATTGCTTTGCACAGACAAAGTTGAATGCGAATAGTGGCAGTTTTGGGTGAATATTGCTTTGCACAGACAAATTTGAATGCGAATAGTGGCAGTTTTGGGTGAATATTGTCTTGCACTATTCACGTTCAATTTTGTCTTTTTGTTTCTATTATTGCAGGTCAAATTAGGGGCAGAAACTTCTTGAGGTTGTGCATGAACCATTGATGTGTCTTTAAAAAACAAATTAAGACTGTTTGAACATATATATTAAAGAAAAGTCGATCTCATTGATCTAACCTAATGTGAGATCTCAGGCAAGTATTCCTCACCTTTTGGGAGGAAATACATACATGTGGCTTTGGTGACAATATACATTTAAGATGCACTTTGTGCTTCCCcgtcaaaaaaagaaaaagaaaaagatgcaCTTTTGTTTCATGAAAAGGAAAGCAAGTTGTACACTTGTTTGCATGCAAGCCCATTGGGGTCTAGCTAGCGACATTTAGTTGAAACTTTGCGGGGCAAACTATTATTGTATATACAGGAACGTGGGCATTtcggcattttataaaaatatctAACAGACCACCTGTCCAAACTAGTTAGTGGCATAAAAAATATTAGTGGCACGGGCATCAGATTCTGTCAGTGGCAAAAGTAATTACGTGCTTGTAATAAAGATCAAGCAATATTGAGATAAGTTCACCTGCAAAAAAAATATATTGAGATAAGTCAAACATGTACGGGTCGTCCACTGATGGCAAAATTTTGTGTTTTAACCCTTTTTTGAAAGTTAGTCGAGATCTGACCTTGGTTTGTAAAAATTTCGGGATTTgaccttttgctaccgccaggatTAATGACGGTAGGGTAACACGCCCTACCGCCACAGTCTCCGGTGGTAAGACTTAACAGCACCGTCACGTCCGTTTAAAATAAAAAATACCCTACCGCCATGGCTCCTGGCGGTAGGCTGTGCAACATGCACCGGTCGTGCAGGCTTTGCTTTTTGTAGTTTAATTGGTGTTTAGCTGGTGATATT is a genomic window containing:
- the LOC123094036 gene encoding uncharacterized protein isoform X3 — its product is MGDVSTIQRPSGTAAKQGDQAGELVSAGWTNDTHNMYISSMEASFMQQLRGQQQQHHHAAPDRNIAHVGLLGHGLKSHQEGASDNARAERNVSRPRDVGARGLPEDPWARRFKPRDSAMNRRGDGVGASDGESGTDTVQGMAPKHGRGVGCCVGGNLADKTSEVCGQNFPEDEVHSAAQPSKSCKKRRPASSTAAGSFISMLGDKRW
- the LOC123094036 gene encoding uncharacterized protein isoform X1, producing the protein MGDVSTIQRPSGTAAKQGDQAGELVSAGWTNDTHNMYISSMEASFMQQLRGQQQQHHHAAPDRNIAHVGLLGHGLKSHQEGASDNARAERNVSRPRDVGARGLPEDPWARRFKPRDSAMNRRGDGVGASDGESGTDTVQGMAPKHGRGVGCCVGGNLADKTSAEVCGQNFPEDEVHSAAQPSKSCKKRRPASSTAAGSFISMLGDKRW
- the LOC123094036 gene encoding uncharacterized protein isoform X2, with the translated sequence MGDVSTIQRPSGTAAKGDQAGELVSAGWTNDTHNMYISSMEASFMQQLRGQQQQHHHAAPDRNIAHVGLLGHGLKSHQEGASDNARAERNVSRPRDVGARGLPEDPWARRFKPRDSAMNRRGDGVGASDGESGTDTVQGMAPKHGRGVGCCVGGNLADKTSAEVCGQNFPEDEVHSAAQPSKSCKKRRPASSTAAGSFISMLGDKRW